One Streptomyces sp. NBC_01237 genomic region harbors:
- a CDS encoding ROK family protein — MNGKVTTTRTKLERGRSALGPALELVHTGRAPTRAVLTSELGVTRATAGAVAAELEALGLIRVDSSPGSAAGSQGRPSHRLSVRENGPVALAAQVHADGFRAALVGLGGRIVATAPGCVAVMADPAQVLGEVVAEGARLLRESGLRCVGAGLAVPSAVAEPEGTALNPLHIAWPAGAPVREIFASCVREAGITAPAFTANDVNLTALAEHRHGAGRGARHLLCVATGHRGVGGALVIDGRLHSGSSGLALEVGQLTVNPEGRPCHCGGRGCLDVETDPLAFLTAARRAPGPEESLLKQAGDLLRTEYEDAAVRNAAEELIDRLGLGLAGLVNILNPDRIILGGLHRDLLEADPERLRAVVADRSLWGRSGSVPILPCTLAHNSLVGAAELAWQPVLDDPLSALS; from the coding sequence ATGAACGGCAAGGTGACCACCACCCGGACGAAGTTGGAGAGGGGCCGCAGCGCGCTCGGCCCCGCGCTGGAACTGGTCCACACCGGACGCGCGCCCACCCGCGCCGTACTCACCTCCGAGCTCGGCGTCACCCGGGCCACCGCCGGTGCGGTCGCCGCGGAACTGGAGGCGCTCGGGCTCATCCGGGTCGACTCCAGCCCCGGTTCGGCGGCCGGCTCGCAGGGCCGCCCCTCGCACCGGCTGTCCGTCCGCGAGAACGGACCGGTCGCCCTCGCGGCCCAGGTGCACGCCGACGGCTTCCGTGCCGCGCTCGTCGGCCTCGGCGGCCGGATCGTCGCCACCGCGCCCGGCTGTGTCGCCGTGATGGCCGACCCCGCCCAGGTGCTCGGCGAGGTCGTCGCCGAGGGCGCCCGGCTGCTGCGCGAGAGCGGGCTGCGCTGTGTCGGCGCCGGGCTCGCCGTACCGTCCGCCGTTGCGGAGCCCGAGGGCACGGCACTCAACCCGCTCCACATCGCCTGGCCGGCGGGCGCCCCGGTCCGCGAGATCTTCGCCTCCTGCGTACGCGAGGCGGGCATCACCGCACCCGCGTTCACCGCCAACGACGTCAACCTCACCGCGCTCGCCGAACACCGCCACGGCGCGGGACGAGGCGCCCGGCATCTGCTCTGTGTCGCCACCGGCCACCGCGGCGTCGGCGGCGCCCTGGTGATCGACGGCCGCCTGCACAGCGGGAGTTCGGGGCTCGCGCTGGAAGTGGGACAACTCACGGTGAACCCCGAGGGGCGCCCCTGCCACTGCGGCGGGCGCGGCTGCCTCGATGTGGAAACGGATCCGCTGGCCTTCCTCACCGCCGCCCGCCGTGCCCCCGGGCCGGAGGAGTCCCTGCTCAAGCAGGCCGGTGATCTGCTGCGTACGGAGTACGAGGACGCCGCCGTACGCAACGCCGCCGAAGAGCTGATCGACCGGCTGGGGCTCGGTCTGGCCGGTCTGGTCAACATCCTCAACCCGGACCGCATCATCCTCGGCGGGCTGCACCGCGACCTCCTCGAAGCCGACCCGGAGCGGCTGCGGGCGGTCGTCGCCGACCGCAGCCTGTGGGGGCGCAGCGGCAGCGTGCCGATCCTGCCCTGCACCCTCGCCCACAACAGCCTGGTGGGCGCCGCCGAACTGGCCTGGCAGCCGGTGCTCGACGACCCGCTGAGCGCCCTCTCCTGA
- a CDS encoding MFS transporter — protein sequence MFFALDGFLFAGWVVRIPAIKQQTGATASTLGLALLGVSAGAVITMMLTGRLCRRYGSHAVTVVCGVLLSLSIALPAQTHSATALGLVLLVFGAAYGGMNVAMNSAAVDLVAALRRPVMPSFHAAFSLGGMIGAGLGGLVAGGLSPATHLFALTGVGLIATAALGPTLLRHPSRSAAPAASQAPSAPKRRLDGRARRVVLLFGVIALCTAYGEGALADWGALHLEQDLDAHPGLAAAGYSLFALTMTIGRLTGTTLLERFGQTRTLVLGGATAAAGMLLGALAPTVWLALVGFAVTGLGLANIFPVAVSRAGELAGPSGVAAASTLGYGGMLLGPPAIGFLADWFSLPVALTTVALLAMGAAVLGYGARNATHT from the coding sequence GTGTTCTTCGCCCTCGATGGCTTCCTCTTCGCCGGCTGGGTGGTCCGTATCCCGGCCATCAAGCAGCAGACCGGTGCCACCGCCTCCACCCTGGGACTCGCCCTGCTGGGCGTCTCGGCGGGTGCGGTGATCACCATGATGCTCACCGGCCGGCTCTGCCGGCGCTACGGCAGCCATGCCGTCACCGTGGTCTGCGGAGTCCTCCTCTCCCTGAGCATCGCGCTTCCCGCGCAGACCCATTCGGCGACCGCCCTCGGCTTGGTGCTGCTGGTCTTCGGCGCCGCCTACGGCGGCATGAACGTGGCGATGAACAGCGCCGCGGTCGATCTGGTCGCCGCCCTGCGACGACCGGTGATGCCGAGCTTCCACGCCGCGTTCAGCCTCGGCGGAATGATCGGCGCCGGGCTCGGCGGACTGGTCGCGGGCGGGCTCTCCCCCGCCACGCATCTCTTCGCCCTCACCGGAGTCGGACTGATCGCCACCGCCGCGCTGGGGCCGACGCTGCTGCGCCACCCCTCGCGATCCGCGGCGCCCGCCGCCTCGCAGGCCCCGTCGGCCCCGAAGCGGCGGCTGGACGGACGGGCCCGCCGGGTGGTCCTCCTCTTCGGAGTGATCGCGCTGTGCACCGCGTACGGCGAGGGGGCACTCGCCGACTGGGGCGCCCTGCACCTCGAACAGGATCTCGACGCCCACCCCGGCCTGGCCGCCGCCGGATACTCCCTGTTCGCCCTCACCATGACCATCGGCAGGCTCACCGGCACCACCCTTCTCGAACGGTTCGGCCAGACCCGGACGCTCGTCCTGGGCGGCGCGACGGCCGCGGCCGGAATGCTGCTGGGCGCGCTGGCGCCGACCGTCTGGCTCGCGCTCGTCGGCTTCGCCGTCACGGGCCTGGGTCTCGCCAACATCTTCCCCGTCGCGGTGAGCCGGGCCGGGGAGCTGGCAGGGCCGAGCGGGGTCGCCGCCGCCTCGACGCTCGGCTACGGCGGAATGCTGCTGGGCCCGCCCGCGATCGGCTTCCTGGCCGACTGGTTCTCCCTGCCGGTCGCCCTGACGACGGTGGCCCTGCTGGCCATGGGAGCCGCCGTTCTGGGGTACGGCGCACGCAACGCCACACACACGTGA
- a CDS encoding TetR/AcrR family transcriptional regulator — protein sequence MYSRLMSTPERLIEATRELLWERGYVGTSPKAIQQQAGAGQGSMYHHFTGKPDLALAAILRTAEEMRGTAGRLLDGPGSARERISAYLLRERDVLRGCPVGRLTMDPEVIANDELRAPVDETIGWLRGRLAELVQEGLDEGEFTPGLVPGQVAATIVATVQGGYVLARASGSTAAFDTAVEGLLALLTAPAPSPTTG from the coding sequence ATGTACAGTAGGCTCATGAGCACTCCGGAACGTCTGATCGAAGCAACCCGGGAACTGCTGTGGGAGCGCGGCTATGTGGGCACCAGCCCGAAGGCCATCCAGCAGCAGGCCGGAGCGGGCCAGGGCAGCATGTACCACCACTTCACCGGCAAGCCCGACCTGGCACTCGCCGCCATCCTGCGTACGGCCGAGGAGATGCGCGGGACGGCGGGGCGGCTGCTGGACGGCCCCGGTTCCGCCCGGGAGCGGATCTCGGCCTATCTGCTGCGGGAGCGCGATGTGCTGCGCGGCTGCCCGGTGGGGCGTCTGACGATGGATCCGGAGGTCATCGCGAACGACGAGCTGCGCGCGCCGGTCGACGAGACCATCGGCTGGCTGCGCGGACGGCTCGCCGAGCTTGTCCAGGAGGGCCTGGACGAGGGCGAGTTCACTCCCGGGCTCGTTCCCGGACAGGTCGCGGCGACCATCGTCGCGACCGTACAGGGCGGCTATGTGCTGGCCCGCGCCTCGGGCTCGACCGCCGCCTTCGACACGGCCGTCGAGGGCCTCCTCGCCCTGCTGACGGCCCCCGCACCGAGCCCCACGACCGGCTGA
- a CDS encoding phosphotriesterase family protein → MAVVRTVLGDIPAGELGVCDAHDHLFLRSPRLAGQELDDVGRAGERLRAFRGLGGRSVVQWTPYGMGRRAADLAALSRSTGAHVVAATGLHQAVHYDEELLRRIGPRPADLFVAELTGGIGTTGVRAGLIKVAGAFHGVDAHARRTMTAAAEAHHRTGAPIAVHLELGTGALDVLDLLCGDSGVDPRRVILGHLGRSPDGVVQREAAAAGAFLAFDGPSRANHATDWRLPEQLAALADAGFGGQLLLGGDTTVPETPGMPHLLRRVRPRLEQTLGKELLNAALIGNPARAFSFTPVRGG, encoded by the coding sequence GTGGCGGTGGTCCGTACCGTCCTCGGTGATATTCCCGCCGGGGAGCTGGGGGTCTGCGACGCCCATGACCATCTCTTCCTGCGCAGCCCGCGCCTGGCGGGGCAGGAGCTGGACGACGTGGGCCGGGCGGGCGAGCGGCTGCGCGCGTTCCGCGGGCTCGGCGGGCGTTCGGTGGTGCAGTGGACGCCGTACGGGATGGGCAGACGGGCGGCGGATCTCGCGGCGCTGTCCCGTTCGACGGGCGCGCACGTGGTAGCGGCGACCGGGCTGCATCAAGCGGTGCACTACGACGAGGAGTTGCTCCGCCGCATCGGCCCCCGGCCCGCCGATCTCTTTGTCGCCGAGCTGACCGGGGGCATCGGCACGACCGGGGTGCGTGCCGGGCTGATCAAGGTGGCGGGGGCGTTCCACGGGGTCGACGCCCACGCGCGGCGCACGATGACCGCGGCGGCGGAGGCGCATCACCGGACCGGTGCGCCGATCGCCGTCCACCTGGAACTGGGCACCGGTGCGCTCGACGTGCTGGATCTGCTGTGCGGGGATTCGGGGGTCGATCCGCGTCGGGTGATCCTCGGCCACCTCGGCCGCTCCCCGGACGGAGTCGTGCAGCGCGAGGCCGCGGCGGCGGGGGCGTTCCTGGCGTTCGACGGTCCCTCGCGGGCGAACCATGCGACGGACTGGAGGCTGCCGGAGCAGCTCGCGGCGCTCGCGGACGCGGGTTTCGGCGGGCAGTTGCTGCTCGGCGGCGACACGACGGTGCCCGAGACACCCGGCATGCCCCATCTGCTGCGCAGGGTGCGGCCCCGGCTCGAACAGACCTTGGGCAAGGAGCTGTTGAACGCGGCGCTGATCGGCAACCCGGCGCGGGCCTTCTCCTTCACGCCGGTACGCGGTGGCTGA
- a CDS encoding SHOCT domain-containing protein: MNTLAYDGGPGPWILLFPILWAAVVVGVVTLLRRTVWRSRRGPWQGAVARTPLGAPGEPSPIALLGRRFAAGEIDEDEYWRRLSVLDEQFGPGAHGRAA; the protein is encoded by the coding sequence ATGAACACCTTGGCGTACGACGGCGGACCCGGGCCCTGGATCCTCCTCTTCCCGATCCTCTGGGCGGCCGTCGTCGTCGGCGTCGTCACCCTGCTGCGACGCACTGTGTGGCGCTCCCGGCGCGGACCCTGGCAGGGCGCCGTAGCCCGGACCCCGCTCGGCGCTCCGGGCGAGCCCTCGCCGATCGCTCTGCTCGGCCGCCGGTTCGCCGCCGGAGAGATCGACGAGGACGAGTACTGGCGCCGGCTCTCCGTCCTGGACGAGCAGTTCGGTCCCGGTGCCCACGGCCGTGCGGCATGA
- a CDS encoding SCO4225 family membrane protein: MKNQVINHPQLRALVRLTFGNAASLCYLGLVLAATVLVTVDTLFVTHEDASFSGVWLFLLAAPTVFVFFVGSSLAGADAGGPTWFLCLALVVSVLVQSLALGWFARLVRRGGRARSAHPQSA; this comes from the coding sequence ATGAAGAACCAGGTCATCAACCACCCGCAGCTGCGCGCACTGGTGCGTCTGACCTTCGGCAACGCCGCCTCGCTGTGCTATCTCGGCCTGGTGCTCGCGGCAACGGTCCTCGTCACGGTGGACACTCTCTTCGTCACCCACGAAGACGCCTCGTTCTCCGGGGTCTGGCTGTTCCTGCTGGCCGCCCCCACCGTGTTCGTCTTCTTCGTCGGGAGCTCCCTGGCGGGTGCGGACGCGGGCGGGCCGACCTGGTTCCTCTGCCTCGCCCTCGTGGTGTCGGTCCTGGTCCAGTCGCTGGCGCTCGGATGGTTCGCCCGTCTGGTACGCCGCGGCGGCCGGGCCAGGTCCGCACACCCGCAGAGCGCCTGA
- a CDS encoding ATP-binding protein produces MISEPSRHCTVELQALPSRIGQVRRIISAQLRYWHLDPLIDPAALGVTELLTNVHRHAQPDKSCTVEIELLLDRLTVSVHDHDPRLPTVNEADSFATSGRGLALIAAVSESWGVRPSGVSGKAVWFTLPAPCDTTTLPPLPVYGSMTDGPFGAVRTDPVESVASPARSAVVG; encoded by the coding sequence GTGATCAGCGAGCCAAGCAGGCACTGCACGGTGGAGCTCCAGGCCCTGCCGTCGCGGATCGGTCAGGTCCGCAGAATCATCTCGGCGCAACTGCGCTACTGGCATCTCGATCCTCTGATCGATCCGGCAGCACTGGGCGTCACCGAACTGCTGACCAATGTCCACCGGCATGCCCAGCCGGACAAGTCATGCACCGTCGAGATCGAGCTGCTGCTCGACCGGCTGACGGTCTCCGTCCACGACCACGACCCACGGCTGCCGACCGTGAACGAGGCGGATTCCTTCGCCACCTCGGGCCGGGGCCTCGCACTGATCGCCGCGGTCAGCGAGAGCTGGGGCGTGCGCCCGAGCGGCGTGTCCGGCAAGGCGGTCTGGTTCACCCTTCCGGCGCCCTGCGACACCACCACCCTGCCACCGCTCCCGGTGTACGGGTCGATGACCGACGGGCCGTTCGGTGCCGTGCGCACCGACCCCGTGGAGTCGGTCGCGAGCCCCGCCCGGTCGGCCGTCGTCGGCTGA
- a CDS encoding DUF4865 family protein, whose amino-acid sequence MHVMQYEITLPADYDMEIIRERVATKGPLLDAFPGLGLKAYLIRERGKGSPVNQYAPCYLWAAPEGMNSFLWGPGFQGVVDDFGRPEVQHWTGLSYGEGPSAGALPRTAVRRRERIPPAVRPAEAVEAALEESVRLAAAPGAVAAALAVDPRHWELVYFTLWEQASPEAVGDHYEVLHLSAPERERLARGRQW is encoded by the coding sequence ATGCACGTCATGCAGTACGAGATCACGCTGCCCGCCGACTACGACATGGAGATCATCCGTGAACGGGTCGCGACGAAGGGCCCTCTGCTGGACGCCTTTCCCGGCCTCGGCCTCAAGGCGTACCTGATCCGTGAACGCGGCAAGGGTTCGCCCGTGAACCAGTACGCCCCCTGCTATCTGTGGGCGGCCCCCGAAGGCATGAACTCCTTCCTCTGGGGGCCCGGATTCCAGGGCGTCGTCGATGACTTCGGGCGGCCGGAGGTGCAGCACTGGACGGGCCTGTCGTACGGGGAGGGTCCCTCGGCCGGCGCCCTCCCCCGTACCGCCGTCCGCCGCCGCGAGCGCATTCCCCCGGCGGTACGGCCCGCGGAGGCGGTCGAGGCCGCGCTGGAGGAGTCGGTGCGGCTGGCCGCCGCGCCGGGGGCCGTCGCCGCCGCGCTCGCGGTGGACCCGCGCCACTGGGAGCTGGTCTACTTCACGCTCTGGGAGCAGGCGAGCCCGGAAGCGGTCGGCGACCACTACGAGGTGCTGCATCTGTCGGCGCCGGAGCGCGAGCGGCTGGCCCGCGGGAGGCAGTGGTGA
- a CDS encoding PLP-dependent cysteine synthase family protein, translating into MDTSGHGRDSGARATVDIDRSDPEYRAWLKEAVRKVQADANRSADTHLLRFPLPEQWGIDLYLKDESTHPTGSLKHRLARSLFLYGLCNGWIRRGKPVIEASSGSTAVSEAYFAKLIGVPFIAVMPRTTSPEKCRLIEFHGGQCHFVDDSRKMYEESAALAAETGGHYMDQFTYAERATDWRGNNNIAESIYQQLRLERYPEPAWIVATAGTGGTSATIARYVHYMQHDTRICVPDPENSCFFDGWTHHNPLATSDCGSRIEGIGRPRMEPSFVPGAIDRMMKVPDAASVAAVRALERAIGRKAGGSTGTGLWSAFKLVAEMVEQGRTGSIVTLICDPGDRYLDKYYSDSWLREQGLDIAPYTETVDRFLSTGKWPD; encoded by the coding sequence ATGGACACCAGTGGGCACGGACGTGACAGTGGGGCCAGGGCGACCGTGGACATCGACCGCAGCGACCCGGAGTACCGGGCCTGGCTCAAGGAAGCCGTACGCAAGGTGCAGGCCGACGCCAACCGCTCGGCCGACACCCATCTGCTGCGCTTCCCCCTGCCCGAGCAGTGGGGCATCGACCTCTACCTCAAGGACGAGTCGACGCACCCCACCGGCAGCCTCAAGCACCGGCTGGCCCGGTCACTGTTCCTCTACGGGCTCTGCAACGGCTGGATCCGCCGGGGCAAGCCGGTCATCGAGGCGTCCAGCGGCTCGACGGCCGTCTCGGAGGCCTACTTCGCGAAGCTGATCGGTGTGCCGTTCATCGCGGTGATGCCGCGCACCACCAGTCCGGAGAAGTGCCGGCTGATCGAATTCCACGGCGGGCAGTGCCACTTCGTCGACGACTCCCGGAAGATGTACGAGGAGTCCGCGGCCCTGGCCGCGGAGACCGGCGGCCACTACATGGACCAGTTCACCTACGCGGAGCGGGCGACCGACTGGCGCGGCAACAACAACATCGCGGAGTCGATCTACCAGCAGCTGCGACTGGAGCGGTACCCGGAACCCGCCTGGATCGTCGCCACCGCCGGGACCGGCGGCACCTCGGCGACCATCGCCCGGTACGTCCACTACATGCAGCACGACACCCGGATCTGCGTGCCCGACCCGGAGAACTCCTGTTTCTTCGACGGCTGGACCCACCACAATCCGCTGGCCACCAGCGACTGCGGTTCCCGCATCGAGGGCATCGGCAGGCCCCGGATGGAGCCGAGTTTCGTGCCGGGCGCCATCGACCGGATGATGAAGGTGCCCGACGCGGCCAGCGTCGCCGCGGTGCGCGCCCTGGAACGTGCCATCGGCAGGAAGGCGGGCGGCTCGACCGGCACCGGTCTGTGGAGCGCGTTCAAACTGGTCGCCGAGATGGTGGAACAGGGCCGGACCGGCAGTATCGTCACCCTGATCTGCGACCCGGGGGACCGTTACCTCGACAAGTACTACTCCGACAGCTGGCTGCGCGAGCAGGGCCTCGACATCGCCCCGTACACCGAGACCGTCGACCGCTTCCTCAGCACGGGCAAGTGGCCCGACTGA